One Panicum virgatum strain AP13 chromosome 9K, P.virgatum_v5, whole genome shotgun sequence genomic region harbors:
- the LOC120646735 gene encoding protein GID8 homolog, which yields MFLSRIVLRDLDSIDSPASMASSKKVVTRDEWERKLRDVKIRKEDMNRLVMNFLVTEGFVDAADKFRIESGTQPEIDLATITDRMEVKKAVQSGNVQEAIEKINDLNPTILDTNPQLYFHLQQQKLIELIRAGKISEALEFAQEELAPRGEENQTFLEEIEKTVALLVFEDVKNCPYGELLDVSQRLKTASEVNAAILTSQSHEKDPKLPSLLKMLLWTQNQLDEKSSYPRINDLTTAELQDPSI from the exons ATGTTCCTCTCCCGCATCGTCCTGCGCGACCTGGACTCCATCGACTCCCCAGCCTCCATGGCGTCCTCGAAGAAGGTGGTGACCCGCGACGAGTGGGAGCGGAAGCTCCGCGACGTCAAGATCCGCAAGGAGGACATGAACCGCCTCGTCATGAACTTCCTCGTCACCGAGGGCTTCGTTGACGCCGCCGACAAGTTCCGCATCGAGTCCGGCACCCAGC CGGAGATTGACCTAGCGACCATCACGGACCGGATGGAGGTTAAGAAAGCAGTACAATCGGGGAATGTTCAGGAGGCCATCGAGAAAATCAACGATCTTAATCCCACG ATTCTGGACACGAATCCCCAACTATACTTTCATCTTCAGCAACAGAAACTAATAGAGTTGATTCGCGCGGGAAAAATAAGTGAAGCTTTGGAGTTTGCTCAGGAAGAGCTCGCACCAAGAGGCGAAGAAAAT CAAACATTTCTTGAGGAAATAGAGAAAACCGTAGCACTACTGGTTTTTGAAGATGTCAAAAATTGCCCTTATGGCGAACTGTTGGACGTTTCTCAACGTTTGAAGACTGCAAGTGAAGTTAATGCTGCTATTCTTACGAGTCAAAGTCACGAGAAAG ATCCGAAACTTCCAAGCCTGTTAAAGATGTTGCTTTGGACTCAAAATCAACTAGATGAAAAGTCGTCATATCCACGAATCAATGACTTGACCACTGCAGAGCTGCAAGATCCATCGATATGA
- the LOC120646734 gene encoding protein NRT1/ PTR FAMILY 8.3-like isoform X1, giving the protein MDEAAEGSRLLLQEEGGVGDQEPLLLPRDVGLITGDGTVDIRGSPASKHITGNWRACFSILGNEFCERLAYYGIAKNLITYLKAKLHLGNLEAARTVTTWQGTCYLTPLIGAILADSRWGKYSTIAVFSSIYFIGLAILTLSASVPQLQPPTCSGTACPEAGLLQYGVFFIGLYMIALGTGGIKPCVSSFGADQFDDTDPAERAKKGSFFNWFYFCINMGSFISGTVIVWIQDNSGWGIGFAIPTISMALAIASFFAASDMYRFQKPGGSPLTRVCQVVVAAFCKRHVELPNDMSLLYEVDGQSSAIEGSRKLVHTNELGFLDRAAIVSSADLKSTSTDPWKLCTVTQVEELKILIRMFPIWATTIIFFAVYAQNSSLFVEQGMVLDKRVGSFNIPPASLSTFDVISVIIWVPLYDRILVPMARKFTGRDKGFSELQRMGIGLVLSILAMVSAALVELKRLEIARSKGLIHEKADVPMSILWQIPQYFLVGAAEVFTVIGQLELFYDQGPDAMRSFCSAFALLTGSMGSYVSSIILTLVSYITTQGGGPGWIPDNLNEGHLDRFFWLVAGISFVNLIVFIGCASRYRYKKAQ; this is encoded by the exons ATGGATGAGGCAGCCGAGGGGAGCAGGCTGCTGTTGCAAGAAGAGGGTGGAGTTGGAGATCAAGAGCCGCTCCTCCTTCCACGG GATGTTGGTCTTATCACAGGTGATGGAACTGTTGATATCAGAGGGAGTCCTGCATCAAAGCACATAACAGGCAATTGGAGAGCGTGCTTTTCTATTCTAG GGAATGAGTTTTGCGAGAGACTGGCTTACTATGGAATTGCCAAAAACCTGATCACTTATCTGAAAGCAAAGCTTCATCTAGGAAATCTCGAAGCTGCACGAACTGTTACCACTTGGCAAGGGACATGCTATCTCACTCCCCTCATTGGAGCCATCTTAGCAGATTCTCGTTGGGGAAAATACTCGACTATTGCTGTTTTCTCATCAATTTATTTTATT GGACTGGCTATTTTAACGCTATCAGCATCTGTTCCACAACTGCAGCCACCTACATGTTCTGGAACTGCTTGCCCAGAAGCTGGCTTACTTCAGTATGGCGTATTTTTCATTGGTCTCTATATGATAGCCTTAGGGACCGGAGGGATCAAACCTTGTGTCTCATCCTTCGGGGCTGATCAATTTGATGATACTGATCCAGCAGAGAGAGCAAAGAAGGGTTCCTTTTTCAATTGGTTCTACTTCTGTATAAATATGGGCTCATTCATCTCAGGCACTGTCATAGTGTGGATACAAGATAACTCTGGTTGGGGGATAGGATTTGCCATTCCTACTATATCTATGGCACTAGCTATTGCATCCTTCTTTGCAGCCTCAGATATGTACAGATTTCAGAAACCTGGTGGGAGCCCACTCACAAGAGTGTGTCAGGTAGTTGTAGCAGCATTCTGTAAGCGGCATGTCGAATTACCAAATGATATGTCTCTTCTATACGAAGTTGATGGCCAATCTTCAGCAATTGAGGGAAGCAGGAAGCTGGTGCACACAAATGAACTTGG GTTCCTCGATAGAGCCGCCATTGTCTCATCTGCTGATTTGAAGAGCACTTCTACAGATCCATGGAAGCTTTGCACAGTCACCCAGGTGGAAGAACTGAAGATTCTAATAAGAATGTTTCCTATTTGGGCGACTACTATCATATTCTTTGCTGTATACGCCCAAAATTCGTCCCTGTTTGTGGAGCAGGGCATGGTTCTTGACAAGCGGGTTGGATCATTCAACATTCCTCCTGCATCCCTCTCAACTTTTGATGTAATCAGTGTCATCATCTGGGTTCCTCTTTATGATCGCATTCTCGTGCCCATGGCTAGAAAGTTCACTGGAAGGGATAAGGGTTTTTCTGAGCTACAACGCATGGGAATTGGACTGGTTCTGTCCATTCTTGCAATGGTATCTGCAGCTCTTGTTGAGTTGAAGCGTTTAGAGATTGCCAGGTCCAAAGGTCTTATTCATGAGAAGGCTGATGTTCCTATGAGCATTCTTTGGCAAATACCACAGTATTTCTTGGTCGGTGCTGCTGAGGTGTTCACTGTTATAGGTCAGCTTGAGCTCTTCTACGATCAGGGTCCAGATGCCATGAGGAGTTTTTGTAGTGCATTTGCGCTTCTCACAGGTTCAATGGGAAGCTACGTAAGTTCAATCATACTGACACTGGTTTCATACATTACAACTCAAGGAGGAGGTCCTGGGTGGATACCTGATAACCTGAACGAAGGCCATCTCGACCGATTCTTTTGGTTGGTTGCAGGGATAAGCTTTGTGAATTTGATAGTTTTCATTGGTTGTGCTTCAAGATACAGGTATAAGAAAGCCCAGTAA
- the LOC120646734 gene encoding protein NRT1/ PTR FAMILY 8.3-like isoform X2, giving the protein MDEAAEGSRLLLQEEGGVGDQEPLLLPRDVGLITGDGTVDIRGSPASKHITGNWRACFSILGNEFCERLAYYGIAKNLITYLKAKLHLGNLEAARTVTTWQGTCYLTPLIGAILADSRWGKYSTIAVFSSIYFIPPTCSGTACPEAGLLQYGVFFIGLYMIALGTGGIKPCVSSFGADQFDDTDPAERAKKGSFFNWFYFCINMGSFISGTVIVWIQDNSGWGIGFAIPTISMALAIASFFAASDMYRFQKPGGSPLTRVCQVVVAAFCKRHVELPNDMSLLYEVDGQSSAIEGSRKLVHTNELGFLDRAAIVSSADLKSTSTDPWKLCTVTQVEELKILIRMFPIWATTIIFFAVYAQNSSLFVEQGMVLDKRVGSFNIPPASLSTFDVISVIIWVPLYDRILVPMARKFTGRDKGFSELQRMGIGLVLSILAMVSAALVELKRLEIARSKGLIHEKADVPMSILWQIPQYFLVGAAEVFTVIGQLELFYDQGPDAMRSFCSAFALLTGSMGSYVSSIILTLVSYITTQGGGPGWIPDNLNEGHLDRFFWLVAGISFVNLIVFIGCASRYRYKKAQ; this is encoded by the exons ATGGATGAGGCAGCCGAGGGGAGCAGGCTGCTGTTGCAAGAAGAGGGTGGAGTTGGAGATCAAGAGCCGCTCCTCCTTCCACGG GATGTTGGTCTTATCACAGGTGATGGAACTGTTGATATCAGAGGGAGTCCTGCATCAAAGCACATAACAGGCAATTGGAGAGCGTGCTTTTCTATTCTAG GGAATGAGTTTTGCGAGAGACTGGCTTACTATGGAATTGCCAAAAACCTGATCACTTATCTGAAAGCAAAGCTTCATCTAGGAAATCTCGAAGCTGCACGAACTGTTACCACTTGGCAAGGGACATGCTATCTCACTCCCCTCATTGGAGCCATCTTAGCAGATTCTCGTTGGGGAAAATACTCGACTATTGCTGTTTTCTCATCAATTTATTTTATT CCACCTACATGTTCTGGAACTGCTTGCCCAGAAGCTGGCTTACTTCAGTATGGCGTATTTTTCATTGGTCTCTATATGATAGCCTTAGGGACCGGAGGGATCAAACCTTGTGTCTCATCCTTCGGGGCTGATCAATTTGATGATACTGATCCAGCAGAGAGAGCAAAGAAGGGTTCCTTTTTCAATTGGTTCTACTTCTGTATAAATATGGGCTCATTCATCTCAGGCACTGTCATAGTGTGGATACAAGATAACTCTGGTTGGGGGATAGGATTTGCCATTCCTACTATATCTATGGCACTAGCTATTGCATCCTTCTTTGCAGCCTCAGATATGTACAGATTTCAGAAACCTGGTGGGAGCCCACTCACAAGAGTGTGTCAGGTAGTTGTAGCAGCATTCTGTAAGCGGCATGTCGAATTACCAAATGATATGTCTCTTCTATACGAAGTTGATGGCCAATCTTCAGCAATTGAGGGAAGCAGGAAGCTGGTGCACACAAATGAACTTGG GTTCCTCGATAGAGCCGCCATTGTCTCATCTGCTGATTTGAAGAGCACTTCTACAGATCCATGGAAGCTTTGCACAGTCACCCAGGTGGAAGAACTGAAGATTCTAATAAGAATGTTTCCTATTTGGGCGACTACTATCATATTCTTTGCTGTATACGCCCAAAATTCGTCCCTGTTTGTGGAGCAGGGCATGGTTCTTGACAAGCGGGTTGGATCATTCAACATTCCTCCTGCATCCCTCTCAACTTTTGATGTAATCAGTGTCATCATCTGGGTTCCTCTTTATGATCGCATTCTCGTGCCCATGGCTAGAAAGTTCACTGGAAGGGATAAGGGTTTTTCTGAGCTACAACGCATGGGAATTGGACTGGTTCTGTCCATTCTTGCAATGGTATCTGCAGCTCTTGTTGAGTTGAAGCGTTTAGAGATTGCCAGGTCCAAAGGTCTTATTCATGAGAAGGCTGATGTTCCTATGAGCATTCTTTGGCAAATACCACAGTATTTCTTGGTCGGTGCTGCTGAGGTGTTCACTGTTATAGGTCAGCTTGAGCTCTTCTACGATCAGGGTCCAGATGCCATGAGGAGTTTTTGTAGTGCATTTGCGCTTCTCACAGGTTCAATGGGAAGCTACGTAAGTTCAATCATACTGACACTGGTTTCATACATTACAACTCAAGGAGGAGGTCCTGGGTGGATACCTGATAACCTGAACGAAGGCCATCTCGACCGATTCTTTTGGTTGGTTGCAGGGATAAGCTTTGTGAATTTGATAGTTTTCATTGGTTGTGCTTCAAGATACAGGTATAAGAAAGCCCAGTAA
- the LOC120646733 gene encoding pentatricopeptide repeat-containing protein At4g37170-like — protein sequence MRSRAASPRMKRPSFSVSVTTASQVHDAIDRLLPLLRADASHAPAARALAAAAASLRPPSTLLSNRILHLLSSHPATLPDALALLSSLPSPDVCSYNTLVAALARSPRGLASARALFDRMPRRDHFSWSAIVSAHARHGQPRAALALYRRMLREPGSAAADNEFTASSALVAAAAARCARAGRELHCHVVRRGIDADAVIWSALADMYAKCGRVDDARSVFDEMPVRDIVSWTAMVERYFDAGRGSEGFRLFVHMLRSGVRPNEFTYAGVLRACAEFTSEKLGRQVHGRMAKSRAGDSCFAESALVHMYSKCGDMGTAICVFEATPKPDLVSWTAVISGFAQNGQPEEALRYFDMFLRSGFRPDHVTFVGVLSACAHAGLVDKGLEVFHSVKDEYGIEHTADHYACVIDLLSRSGQFELAEQMINKMSVKPNKFLWASLLGGCRIHKNIRLARWAAEALFEIEPENPATYVTLANIYASVGLFDEVENVRQIMGSKGITKIPASSWIEAGKRVHMFLVGDKSHPQAEEIYALLKKLYVKMREEGYVADTGFVLHDVEDEQKEQDIGYHSERLAVAFGIIATPGDVPIKVFKNLRICGDCHTTIKFVSRIVQREIIVRDSNRFHHFKHGSCSCRDYW from the coding sequence ATGCGGTCGCGCGCCGCCTCTCCCCGCATGAAGCGCCCCTCCTTCTCAGTGTCGGTGACCACGGCGTCGCAGGTCCACGACGCCATCGATCGACTCCTCCCGCTGCTCCGCGCCGACGCCTCCcacgcccccgccgcgcgcgctctcgccgcggccgccgcctcgctccgaCCGCCCTCCACGCTCCTCTCCAACCGCATCCTCCACCTGCTCTCCTCCCACCCCGCCACGCTCCCGGACGCGctcgccctcctctcctccctccccagcCCCGATGTGTGCTCCTACAACACCCTCGTCGCGGCGCTCGCCCGCTCCCCGCGGGGTCTCGCCTCCGCGCGCGCGCTGTTCGACCGAATGCCCCGGAGGGACCACTTCTCCTGGTCCGCCATCGTCTCCGCCCACGCGCGCCACGGCCAGCCCCGCGCCGCTCTCGCGCTCTACAGACGGATGCTGCGGGAgcccgggagcgccgccgctgaCAACGAGTTCACCGCGTCCAGCGCGCTCGTCGCGGCCGCGGCTGCCcggtgcgcgcgcgcggggagggAGCTGCACTGCCACGTGGTCAGGAGAGGGATCGACGCGGATGCCGTCATCTGGAGCGCGCTCGCAGACATGTACGCCAAGTGCGGGCGTGTGGACGACGCGAGGAGCGTGTTCGACGAGATGCCTGTCCGGGACATTGTTTCTTGGACAGCCATGGTGGAGAGGTACTTCGACGCCGGGCGTGGCAGTGAAGGTTTCAGGCTCTTTGTCCACATGCTGAGGAGTGGCGTTCGACCGAATGAGTTTACATACGCAGGGGTTCTGCGTGCTTGTGCAGAATTCACCTCCGAGAAACTCGGGAGGCAGGTGCATGGTCGAATGGCAAAGAGCAGGGCAGGGGACTCGTGCTTTGCAGAGAGCGCGCTTGTGCACATGTACTCCAAATGCGGGGATATGGGGACTGCGATTTGCGTCTTTGAGGCGACGCCAAAGCCAGACTTGGTGTCGTGGACAGCCGTGATATCTGGTTTTGCCCAGAATGGGCAGCCAGAGGAGGCGTTGCGTTACTTTGATATGTTCTTGAGGTCTGGATTCAGGCCTGATCATGTCACGTTTGTTGGTGTTCTATCTGCGTGTGCTCATGCCGGTCTGGTTGATAAAGGTCTGGAGGTCTTCCATTCGGTAAAGGATGAGTATGGCATCGAGCACACTGCTGATCATTATGCTTGTGTGATTGATCTCCTCAGTCGTTCAGGTCAGTTTGAGCTAGCAGAACAGATGATCAACAAAATGTCTGTGAAGCCCAACAAGTTCCTATGGGCGTCCTTGCTTGGTGGTTGCCGGATTCACAAAAACATCCGCCTTGCAAGATGGGCAGCTGAAGCATTGTTTGAAATAGAACCTGAAAACCCAGCAACCTATGTTACACTAGCCAACATTTATGCGTCAGTTGGTCTGTTTGATGAAGTTGAGAACGTGCGACAGATCATGGGGTCAAAGGGCATAACTAAAATTCCAGCCTCAAGTTGGATCGAAGCTGGGAAAAGAGTGCATATGTTTCTGGTTGGGGATAAGTCGCATCCTCAAGCTGAAGAAATATATGCACTTCTGAAGAAACTGTATGTGAAGATGAGGGAAGAAGGGTATGTGGCAGACACCGGCTTTGTTCTCCATGATGTAGAAGATGAGCAAAAGGAGCAGGACATTGGTTACCACAGTGAGCGGCTTGCTGTTGCTTTTGGCATCATTGCCACTCCGGGAGATGTTCCTATCAAGGTTTTCAAGAATTTGCGCATTTGTGGGGATTGTCATACCACTATTAAGTTTGTATCACGGATTGTGCAGAGAGAGATCATTGTCAGGGACTCTAACAGATTCCACCACTTCAAGCATGGGAGTTGTTCTTGCAGGGATTATTGGTGA